One window of the Tachypleus tridentatus isolate NWPU-2018 chromosome 10, ASM421037v1, whole genome shotgun sequence genome contains the following:
- the LOC143228809 gene encoding dual specificity mitogen-activated protein kinase kinase 7-like, producing MATMTSFRNRLTQLEARLKAENDHEQESRNTSSRDLRPDMASSRPTTLKVKGLPIGQGHGSLSRPAIFPASQRTAMLPLSLPPHEYSLRSQESTNYQMESKLRKIYQHAGTLTIDGMTYHSSVDDMIQLGELGTGTCGHVVRMEHKPSRKVMAVKQMRRSGNKEENKRITMDLDVVLSCQDCPHIVQCFGYFITDSEVWICMELMSTCLDKLMKRLKKSIPEMILGKVAVATVNALHYLKEKHGVIHRDVKPSNILLDERGVIKLCDFGISGRLVDSKAKTRSAGCAAYMAPERIDPPNPSRPDYDIRADVWSLGISLVELATNRFPYQGCNNDFEVLSKVLQEDPPHLPSDGNFSLDFCSFVNDCLIKDYEKRPKYRKLLDHPFIKRMQNTHDGVAAWFAFVMKTTDLAAPSHLHHHWNK from the exons ATGGCTACTATGACTTCTTTCCGTAATAGGTTAACTCAGTTAGAAGCACGATTAAAAGCAGAAAATGATCATGAACAAGAATCTAGAAATACATCTTCGAGAGATTTAAGACCTGATATGGCTAGTTCGAGGCCTACTACTCTAAAAGTAAAAGGAC TTCCAATTGGGCAAGGACATGGATCTCTTAGCAGACCTGCCATATTTCCTGCAAGTCAGAGGACTGCTATGCTACCTTTATCTCTTCCGCCACACGAATATTCGCTCAGATCACAAGAGAG TACAAATTATCAAATGGAATCAAAGCTAAGGAAAATCTACCAGCATGCTGGAACCTTAACTATTGATGGAATG ACGTACCACTCTTCTGTCGATGACATGATTCAGTTGGGAGAGCTCGGGACGGGGACTTGTGGCCATGTTGTTAGGATGGAACACAAACCTTCGAGAAAAGTTATGGCTGTCAAA CAAATGAGAAGATCAGgaaataaagaagagaacaaaCGGATCACTATGGACTTAGATGTTGTGTTGAGCTGTCAGGACTGTCCACACATTGTGCAGTGCTTTGGTTACTTCATTACTGACTCGGAAGTATGGATCTGTATGGAGCTCATGTCCACTTGTTTAGATAAGTTGATGAAACGTCTGAAGAAATCAATTCCAGAAATGATCCTCGGCAAAGTGGCTGTCGCG ACTGTGAATGCACTTCATTATCTGAAGGAAAAACATGGCGTTATTCATAGGGATGTGAAGCCTTCCAACATATTGCTTGACGAAAGAGGTGTAATTAAGTTGTGCGACTTTGGGATTAGTGGACGATTAGTGGATTCAAAAGCCAAAACCCGTtccgctggttgtgccgcctacaTGGCT CCCGAACGAATAGATCCTCCTAACCCTAGTAGGCCAGATTACGATATTAGGGCTGATGTCTGGAGTCTTGGTATATCTCTG gTGGAACTAGCAACAAACAGGTTTCCTTATCAAGGGTGTAATAATGACTTTGAAGTCCTCAGTAAAGTGTTACAAGAAGACCCTCCCCATCTACCCTCAGATGGAAATTTCTCTCTAGATTTTTGTAGCTTTGTTAATGactg TTTAATCAAGGACTATGAAAAGAGGCCAAAGTACCGTAAACTTTTG GACCATCCTTTCATTAAGCGAATGCAGAACACTCATGATGGTGTTGCTGCGTGGTTTGCTTTTGTAATGAAAACCACGGACCTTGCAGCACCCTCCCATCTACATCATCACTGGAACAAATGA